Proteins encoded in a region of the Streptomyces violaceoruber genome:
- a CDS encoding LacI family DNA-binding transcriptional regulator: protein MSSETPAADGAPVSRRTADDGAARQPGMADVARLAGVSAQTVSRTLAGHPNVQHTTRAKVLAAVEELGYRKNNAARMLSSGRSRTIGVVTLRTTFYSRANLLFGIEAAAREAGYAVSTAATASLDTAAIESALSRLAEQDVEGVVLSVPLVHVSPRIERLTRSVPTVTVDGSRTPATEIVAVDQTLAARLATRHLIELGHKAVWHVSGPQEWLDAASRCAGWRDTLEEAGLSVPPVLEGDWTPASGYRNGLVLGKIPDVTAVFVASDEMAFGVIRALHELGRRVPEDISVVGVDDIALAEYCSPSLTTVAQPFAEMGALAVAHLLRHIADPDAAPEPASVEPVLVVRASTAAVDGPAARRS, encoded by the coding sequence ATGTCATCGGAAACGCCGGCCGCCGACGGGGCGCCCGTGAGCAGGCGGACGGCCGACGACGGTGCCGCCCGGCAGCCCGGCATGGCCGACGTGGCGCGGCTCGCCGGGGTCTCCGCCCAGACGGTCTCCCGTACGCTGGCCGGCCATCCCAACGTCCAGCACACCACCCGGGCCAAGGTGCTCGCCGCGGTCGAGGAGCTGGGCTACCGCAAGAACAACGCGGCGCGGATGCTGTCCTCGGGGCGCAGCCGCACGATCGGCGTCGTGACGCTGCGGACCACCTTCTACTCCCGCGCGAACCTCCTCTTCGGCATCGAGGCCGCGGCGCGCGAGGCCGGGTACGCGGTCAGCACCGCCGCCACGGCGTCCCTGGACACCGCGGCGATCGAGAGCGCGCTGTCCCGGCTGGCGGAGCAGGACGTCGAGGGGGTGGTCCTCTCGGTGCCGCTGGTGCACGTGAGCCCAAGGATCGAGCGGCTCACCCGCTCGGTGCCGACCGTCACCGTCGACGGGTCGAGGACACCGGCCACCGAGATCGTCGCCGTCGACCAGACCCTGGCGGCAAGGCTCGCGACCCGGCACCTGATCGAGCTGGGCCACAAGGCCGTCTGGCACGTGTCGGGGCCCCAGGAGTGGCTCGACGCGGCCAGTCGCTGCGCCGGCTGGCGCGACACCCTCGAAGAGGCGGGACTGTCCGTGCCACCGGTGCTGGAGGGGGACTGGACACCCGCCTCCGGCTACCGCAACGGCCTGGTCCTGGGCAAGATCCCCGACGTCACCGCGGTGTTCGTGGCCAGCGACGAGATGGCCTTCGGAGTGATCCGGGCCCTGCACGAACTCGGCCGCAGGGTGCCCGAGGACATCTCCGTCGTCGGGGTCGACGACATCGCGCTCGCCGAGTACTGCTCGCCCTCACTGACCACGGTGGCCCAGCCGTTCGCCGAGATGGGAGCCCTCGCGGTCGCCCACCTGCTGCGGCACATCGCGGACCCGGACGCGGCCCCCGAGCCCGCCTCCGTCGAACCCGTGCTGGTCGTGCGCGCCAGTACGGCGGCGGTCGACGGCCCGGCGGCACGCCGGTCCTGA
- the ggt gene encoding gamma-glutamyltransferase, with product MRRPVARNLTVLAVSAAVVVSVGAAAPPTARHHRPAPKTPVAVGYGGAVSSVDRDASAAGVEVLRKGGNAVDAAVATAAALGVTEPYSAGVGGGGYFVYYDAESRTVRTIDGRETAPLTADEKLFTEDGKPLAFADAVTSGLSVGTPGTPATWQTALDRWGSRKLASVLKPAERLARHGFTVDETFRSQTAANEQRFRYFPDTAELFLPGGELPAVGSTFKNPDLARTYQELGREGVGAIYRGALGEDIVDTVNKPPVDPDSGWNARPGDLSAKDLAAYEAKLQAPTRTSYRGLNVYSIAPSSSGGTTVGEALNILERTDLSTADKAGYLHRYIEASRIAFADRGRWVGDPAFEDVPAKELLSQRYADSRACLIKDDAVLTSPLAPGDPRHPAPCAGGGTAAPTTYEGENTTHLTVADKWGNVVAYTLTIEQTGGSGITVPGRGFLLNNELTDFSFAPANPAVHDPNLPGPGKRPRSSIAPTIVLDRHHEPVVALGSPGGATIITTVLQTLTGFLDRGLPLVDAIAAPRASQRNAAQTELEPGLYDSGVRAELEALGHSFKLNPEIGAATAVQRLPHGKWLAAAEKVRRGGGSAMVVEPVRRR from the coding sequence ATGCGTCGCCCTGTCGCACGGAATCTGACGGTCCTGGCGGTCTCGGCCGCCGTGGTGGTGTCGGTGGGAGCGGCCGCGCCGCCCACGGCCCGGCACCACCGGCCCGCTCCGAAGACCCCGGTCGCCGTCGGGTACGGGGGCGCGGTCTCCAGCGTCGACCGGGACGCGTCCGCCGCCGGTGTCGAGGTGCTCCGCAAGGGCGGCAACGCCGTCGACGCGGCCGTGGCCACCGCCGCGGCGCTGGGCGTCACCGAGCCCTACTCCGCCGGGGTCGGGGGCGGCGGCTACTTCGTCTACTACGACGCCGAGTCCCGCACCGTGCGCACCATCGACGGCCGCGAGACCGCGCCGCTGACCGCCGACGAGAAGCTCTTCACGGAGGACGGCAAGCCGCTCGCCTTCGCCGACGCCGTCACCAGCGGCCTGTCCGTGGGCACGCCGGGCACCCCGGCCACCTGGCAGACCGCCCTGGACCGGTGGGGCAGCCGCAAGCTCGCCTCGGTCCTGAAGCCCGCCGAGCGGCTGGCCCGGCACGGCTTCACCGTCGACGAGACCTTCCGCTCCCAGACCGCCGCCAACGAGCAGCGGTTCCGCTACTTCCCGGACACCGCCGAGCTGTTCCTGCCCGGCGGTGAACTCCCGGCCGTCGGCTCCACGTTCAAGAACCCGGACCTGGCCCGCACGTACCAGGAGCTGGGCCGCGAGGGCGTCGGCGCGATCTACCGCGGCGCGCTCGGCGAGGACATCGTCGACACCGTCAACAAGCCGCCCGTCGACCCGGACTCGGGCTGGAACGCGCGCCCCGGCGACCTGTCCGCCAAGGACCTCGCGGCCTACGAGGCCAAGCTCCAGGCGCCGACGAGGACCTCGTACCGCGGCCTGAACGTGTACTCCATCGCCCCCTCCTCCTCCGGCGGCACCACGGTCGGCGAGGCCCTCAACATCCTGGAGCGCACCGACCTGTCCACCGCGGACAAGGCCGGTTACCTGCACCGCTACATCGAGGCCAGCCGCATCGCGTTCGCGGACCGCGGGCGCTGGGTCGGCGACCCCGCCTTCGAGGACGTACCGGCGAAGGAGCTGCTGTCCCAGCGGTACGCCGACTCCCGTGCGTGCCTGATCAAGGACGACGCGGTGCTCACCAGCCCCCTCGCCCCCGGCGACCCGCGGCACCCGGCCCCCTGCGCGGGCGGCGGGACGGCGGCGCCGACGACGTACGAGGGCGAGAACACCACGCACCTCACGGTGGCCGACAAGTGGGGCAACGTCGTCGCCTACACGCTCACCATCGAGCAGACCGGCGGCAGCGGCATCACCGTGCCGGGGCGCGGCTTCCTGCTCAACAACGAGCTGACGGACTTCTCCTTCGCCCCGGCCAACCCGGCCGTGCACGACCCGAACCTGCCCGGACCCGGCAAGCGCCCCCGTTCCTCGATCGCCCCGACGATCGTGCTGGACCGGCACCACGAGCCGGTGGTGGCACTCGGCTCGCCCGGCGGCGCCACCATCATCACCACCGTGCTCCAGACCCTCACCGGCTTCCTCGACCGCGGACTCCCGCTCGTCGACGCCATCGCCGCGCCGCGCGCCAGCCAGCGCAACGCCGCGCAGACCGAACTCGAACCCGGCCTCTACGACAGCGGCGTACGGGCCGAACTGGAGGCCCTCGGGCACTCCTTCAAGCTCAACCCCGAGATCGGCGCCGCGACCGCCGTGCAGCGGCTGCCGCACGGCAAGTGGCTGGCCGCCGCGGAGAAGGTGCGGCGCGGCGGCGGCTCGGCGATGGTGGTCGAACCGGTGCGGCGGAGGTAG
- a CDS encoding alpha/beta hydrolase — translation MRVVFVHGACVRDGSWWWHLAASALRGHGVGSTAPALPSCGEGDRPAGPQGPGLAEDVAAVRAVLTESDQPIVVVAHSYGGIVAAEAAAGVAAVRHLVLVSSYLPEPGESLSTFGADVPPPFLDFDPDGGTFGARPELFAETFAQDCPPDLARDAAARLVRQTLAVTRQPVRAAAWHDVSTTYVVCTEDRGTPVAAQREFSRRADRAVEVEAGHHPFLSRPQAVADLVRHLP, via the coding sequence ATGCGCGTGGTGTTCGTGCACGGGGCCTGTGTGCGTGACGGGTCGTGGTGGTGGCACCTGGCGGCCTCGGCCCTGCGCGGGCACGGTGTCGGCAGCACCGCCCCGGCGCTGCCGAGCTGCGGCGAGGGCGACCGGCCGGCCGGTCCGCAGGGCCCCGGGCTGGCCGAGGACGTCGCCGCGGTGCGCGCGGTGCTCACCGAGTCGGACCAGCCGATCGTGGTGGTGGCCCACAGCTACGGCGGAATCGTCGCCGCCGAGGCGGCCGCGGGCGTGGCAGCGGTGCGCCACCTGGTGCTGGTGTCGAGCTACCTGCCCGAGCCCGGCGAGTCGCTGTCGACGTTCGGGGCCGACGTACCGCCGCCGTTCCTGGACTTCGACCCCGACGGCGGCACGTTCGGCGCCCGGCCGGAGCTGTTCGCCGAGACGTTCGCCCAGGACTGCCCGCCGGACCTCGCCCGCGACGCGGCGGCCCGTCTGGTCCGGCAGACGCTGGCCGTGACGCGGCAGCCCGTTCGGGCGGCGGCGTGGCACGACGTGTCCACGACGTACGTGGTGTGTACCGAGGACCGCGGCACCCCCGTGGCCGCGCAGCGCGAGTTCTCCCGCCGTGCGGACAGGGCCGTCGAGGTGGAAGCGGGCCACCACCCGTTCCTGTCGCGGCCACAGGCCGTGGCCGACCTCGTCCGACACCTGCCGTGA
- a CDS encoding TetR/AcrR family transcriptional regulator, which translates to MGRHKQPEIRDRILDACVDHALAHGLPGRLEPFAAASGTSARMLIYHFGTRDALLRETLRRARRRQRDFFGELVAPRPDEPYPSTLRRAWRVMTGPAGRPYLTMFGRLREDAEQRLWPDFRRESTTDWLRPFEEGMRSIGRPELATLVLAVVRGLIMDIETTGDVARADRAFEDFLAALVLVTGTQARDAHGES; encoded by the coding sequence ATGGGTCGACACAAGCAGCCCGAGATCCGCGACCGCATCCTCGACGCCTGCGTCGACCACGCGCTCGCGCACGGGCTTCCCGGCCGCCTCGAGCCGTTCGCGGCCGCCTCCGGCACGTCGGCCCGGATGCTCATCTACCACTTCGGCACCCGGGACGCGTTGCTGCGGGAGACCCTGCGGCGGGCGCGGCGACGTCAGCGCGACTTCTTCGGCGAACTGGTCGCCCCCCGGCCCGACGAGCCCTACCCGAGCACGCTGCGGCGAGCCTGGCGGGTCATGACCGGCCCGGCCGGCCGGCCGTACCTCACCATGTTCGGCAGACTCCGCGAGGATGCCGAGCAGCGGTTGTGGCCGGACTTCCGCCGCGAGTCCACCACGGACTGGCTGCGGCCGTTCGAGGAGGGCATGCGCAGCATCGGCCGTCCCGAACTCGCCACGCTCGTACTGGCGGTCGTCCGCGGCCTCATCATGGACATCGAGACCACGGGTGACGTGGCGAGAGCCGACCGGGCCTTCGAGGACTTCCTCGCCGCACTCGTTCTCGTCACCGGGACTCAGGCCCGCGACGCCCACGGCGAGTCCTGA